In the Nitrospira sp. genome, GCCGGCCGAGCGCGTGAACTGGCTGTAGAGGTATCGGATGCCGTCGGGAGGAGCGTAGGTGCTCCTCCCGACCCTTCGTTTACGTTCTGCCTGAGGGTCATCAGCACGATTGGAAAGCCTCGCACGGATTCATGAACATACGTGGTCGGTTTATCGGATTCCTTCTCGTCGCAACAGCTGCGTTGGCGTTCTCCTTTCTCGGACATGTGTGGTTGTTTGAGCAATGGCGCGTCCAGCAGGAGCGGCAGCTCCATCGTTCGACGATTCTCACGGAGATCTTGCGCCTGCAACGCCTGGTCATTGATGTGGAAACGAACTTTCGCGGGTATCTCCTCACGGAGCAGCCCTCGTTTCTTGAACCGATCAATCAGGCCGAAAGCCGGCTGGAAACCGGCATGGCGACCTTGACTGAACTCACTGCCAATGTGCCCGGTTTGCAGGCCGGAAGAGGGGTGCTGTTTGCTCGTCTCAAAGAGTTCATTGAGAGCAAGAAAGCGCTCATCGCAGTCGTCGGAACGGATAAACAGGAGCAGGTCA is a window encoding:
- a CDS encoding CHASE3 domain-containing protein — encoded protein: MNIRGRFIGFLLVATAALAFSFLGHVWLFEQWRVQQERQLHRSTILTEILRLQRLVIDVETNFRGYLLTEQPSFLEPINQAESRLETGMATLTELTANVPGLQAGRGVLFARLKEFIESKKALIAVVGTDKQEQVRFYVRGGSGRALFLTIEKAVGDFEMRVQREIPLEAMTYEAWMEQARWQLLFVESLGAILCIALTRTVSLPRQPLLERRARIPL